A DNA window from Maribellus comscasis contains the following coding sequences:
- a CDS encoding MFS transporter produces MKNYSKYKWEVLALLWIAFFLNQADRQVFNVVLPLIKTDLQLTDLQIGTIATVFNLVFALLVPIAGYVGDIFSKKWIVVVSILLFSFATMFTGFSNGILMLILMRSIATGGGESLFGPANYTLLASYHKDTRAFAMSVHQTSYYIGIIVSGYVAGYIGQHWGWRNAFYIFGGIGLIHGIILILRLKDKEDKKEWEKEEEKAGKIKVSEALRIFFKTPTAIVLTIGFSGLIFVLTGYLTWTPTYLFEKFNMSLSRAGFHSMFYTHLFALLGILFAGKFSDKLAVKNPANRILMQALSLLVAVPFIVLMGISNGLISVYIGFAGFGFARAFFDANTWAVLYDVIPKKYQSSASGIMLMIGFGVGSLSPIVLGYLKPVIGLSFGISLLSIIWVLCGILLIYAYKFSYNKDYKKCH; encoded by the coding sequence ATGAAAAATTATAGTAAGTATAAGTGGGAAGTCCTTGCATTACTGTGGATCGCCTTTTTTCTAAATCAGGCAGATAGGCAGGTTTTTAACGTGGTTTTACCATTAATAAAAACTGATTTACAGCTTACTGATCTGCAAATAGGTACAATTGCTACCGTTTTTAACTTGGTGTTTGCTTTACTTGTTCCAATTGCGGGTTATGTAGGTGATATTTTTAGCAAAAAGTGGATTGTTGTAGTAAGTATTCTTCTTTTTAGTTTTGCCACGATGTTTACCGGTTTCAGTAATGGAATATTAATGTTAATACTGATGAGAAGCATTGCAACCGGAGGAGGAGAATCATTGTTCGGACCTGCAAACTATACGTTATTAGCCAGTTACCATAAAGATACACGTGCATTTGCCATGTCTGTCCATCAGACTTCGTACTACATTGGTATTATTGTAAGTGGATATGTAGCAGGTTACATTGGACAACACTGGGGGTGGAGAAACGCTTTTTATATTTTTGGAGGTATTGGATTGATCCATGGAATTATATTGATATTAAGATTAAAAGATAAAGAGGACAAAAAGGAATGGGAAAAAGAGGAAGAAAAGGCGGGAAAAATTAAAGTTTCAGAAGCATTAAGAATTTTTTTTAAAACACCAACAGCCATAGTACTCACAATAGGATTTAGCGGACTAATTTTTGTTCTGACCGGATACCTTACCTGGACTCCTACTTACCTTTTTGAAAAGTTTAATATGAGCCTTTCCCGAGCTGGTTTCCATTCAATGTTCTATACTCACCTATTTGCATTATTAGGAATTCTCTTCGCTGGGAAATTCTCAGATAAGCTAGCAGTAAAAAACCCGGCAAACCGTATTTTAATGCAAGCTTTAAGTTTGCTTGTTGCAGTCCCATTTATAGTCCTGATGGGAATATCCAATGGGTTAATTTCTGTTTACATTGGATTTGCTGGCTTTGGATTTGCCCGTGCTTTTTTTGATGCTAATACTTGGGCTGTTCTATATGATGTTATTCCTAAAAAATACCAATCATCGGCTTCAGGTATAATGCTAATGATCGGTTTTGGAGTCGGTTCTCTCTCTCCAATTGTTCTGGGCTATTTAAAACCAGTTATTGGACTTTCATTTGGTATATCACTTTTATCAATTATTTGGGTTTTGTGCGGGATACTTTTGATATATGCATACAAATTTTCATATAACAAAGATTATAAGAAATGTCACTGA